In Triticum aestivum cultivar Chinese Spring chromosome 5B, IWGSC CS RefSeq v2.1, whole genome shotgun sequence, the following proteins share a genomic window:
- the LOC123110613 gene encoding probable galacturonosyltransferase 13, which yields MQIRLSPSMRSITISSSNGLLDLMKLKTAARHFSYRTVFHTVLILAFLLPFVFILTAVMTLEGFNKCSSLDCLGRRLGPRLLGRGEDGSMRLVRDLYRMLDEINSEEVPVDLKVAESFDDFIWDTKNNDYDLKSFALRLKATMETMDKELRSSRLSEQLNKHYAAIAIPKGLYCLSLRLTDVYSSNALARKQLPPPELVPRLSDNSYFHFVLASDNILAASVVVRSTVRSALKPERIVFHVITDKKTYPAMHSWFALNPLYPAIIEVKGVHQFEWLTKENGPVLEAIEIQHIARSRYHGNHLARTTADDSPRVFAAKLQAGSPTYTSVLNHIRIYLPELFPSLSKVVFLDDDVVVQHDLSSLWDIDLAGKVNGAVETCRGGDSWVMSKRFRNYFNFSHPLIATNFDPLECAWAYGMNIFDLAAWRKTTIKDKYHHWVKENLKSNFTLWRLGTLPPGLIAFKGHVHPIDPSWHLLGLGYQEKTDISSVRKAAVIHYNGQSKPWLDIGFKHLQPFWTKHVNYSNEFVRNCHIMEPQL from the exons ATGCAGATCCGGCTCTCGCCGAGCATGAGGAGCATCACCATCTCCAGTAGCAATGGGCTGCTAGACTTGATGAAGCTCAAGACCGCCGCGCGCCACTTCTCGTACCGGACCGTCTTCCACACCGTCCTCATCCTCGCCTTTCTCCTTCCCTTCGTCTTTATTCTCACCGCCGTCATGACCCTTGAGGGCTTCAACAAGTGCTCCTCCCTAG ATTGTCTGGGCAGACGGTTAGGACCACGTCTTCTTGGCAGGGGTGAAGATGGCTCCATG AGGCTTGTAAGAGATCTGTATAGGATGCTTGATGAAATAAACTCGGAGGAAGTTCCTGTTGATCTAAAAGTGGCAGAATCTTTTGATGATTTTATCTGGGATACAAAGAATAATGATTATGATTTGAAGTCATTTGCTTTGAGGCTGAAGGCCACG ATGGAGACCATGGATAAGGAACTGAGATCATCCAGGTTATCAGAGCAGCTAAACAAACATTATGCAGCAATCGCAATTCCTAAAGGCCTTTACTGCCTTTCATTGCGTCTAACTGACGTATACTCCTCAAATGCCCTTGCGAGGAAACAACTGCCACCCCCTGAGTTGGTCCCGCGTCTTTCCGACAACTCCTATTTCCACTTTGTTTTAGCGTCAGACAACATCCTTGCAGCTTCGGTTGTGGTCAGATCAACAGTTAGATCAGCATTGAAGCCTGAGAGGATAGTCTTTCATGTCATTACTGACAAGAAGACCTATCCTGCCATGCATTCATGGTTTGCATTGAATCCTCTTTATCCTGCCATTATTGAGGTGAAGGGTGTCCACCAATTTGAATGGTTGACGAAAGAAAATGGTCCAGTTCTTGAGGCTATAGAAATTCAGCACATTGCCAGAAGTCGTTACCATGGGAATCACCTTGCAAGAACCACTGCAGATGACAGCCCAAGAGTTTTTGCAGCCAAGCTGCAGGCAGGAAGTCCAACATATACATCTGTGCTCAATCATATTCGTATATACTTGCCTGAG TTATTCCCAAGCCTCAGCAAGGTTGTatttcttgatgatgatgttgttgtccaACATGACCTGTCATCACTTTGGGATATTGATCTAGCTGGGAAGGTAAATGGAGCTGTTGAGACCTGCAGGGGTGGAGATAGTTGGGTGATGTCTAAGAGGTTCAGGAATTATTTTAACTTCTCTCATCCGCTCATTGCCACCAACTTTGATCCATTGGAGTGTGCGTGGGCGTATGGCATGAACATTTTTGACCTTGCTGCATGGAGGAAGACAACAATTAAAGATAAATACCACCATTGGGTCAAGGAG aatctgaagtcaaacttcacgcTTTGGAGGCTTGGAACTTTGCCACCTGGCCTTATAGCATTTAAAGGCCATGTTCATCCGATCGATCCATCTTGGCACCTTTTAGGTTTGGGGTATCAGGAGAAGACGGATATCTCTAGTGTTCGGAAAGCAGCAGTTATACATTACAATGGACAAAGTAAACCATGGCTGGACATTGGTTTTAAACATCTCCAACCATTTTGGACGAAACACGTGAACTACTCGAATGAATTTGTAAGGAACTGTCATATAATGGAGCCTCAGTTGTAG